The Vicinamibacteria bacterium sequence GGGAAGAAGCGGAGTGCTTCAGTCCGAACGTTCTCCTCCGCCCTTTGTACCAGGACAGTCTATTGCCTACGCTTGCCTACGTCGCCGGACCCAACGAGCTCGCCTACTTCGCGCAGCTCAAGGGAGTATACGAGCACTTCGGGGTTTCGATGCCCCTTGTCGCTTGTCGAGCGAGCTTCACCGTGGTCGAGCGCGCCCAGTCGCGCTTTCTCTCCCGCTACGATCTCGACGTGACGCGGCTTTCCGCGAACGACGAGTCATTGTTGAACGAGATCCTGCAGCGCTACACCCCGCCCCAGCTCGAGGAGGACCTCGCTCGGGCGCGTCGCTGTGTTCAGGAGATCACCAGCGCCATCGGCCGTGATCTCGCCGAGGTCGATCCGACGCTCGTGCCTTCGGTGAAGTCCACCCGAGGCAAGCTCTTTCATTTGCTGAAGGAGCTCGAAGGCAAAGCGTTGAAGGCGGTCAAACGCAAGCACGACACCGTTCGTTCACAGTTCCTTCTGGCGAGGACCGCTCTCTTCCCCGGGTTCGAGATGCAGGAGCGCAAGCTGTCAGGTGTGGGACTCCTGAACAAGCACGGCTGGTATTTTTCGCGGCTCGTAGAGGACAGCGTCGATCCTGCCCAAAAGGCTCACCTGCTGCTGCATATCTAGCGCTCCAACTGAGTTCTCGATCTAAACTCTATAGTCGTAGACGCGCTTGTCGTCCTGGATAGGGCCCAGGATATCGCTGACGAAGCGCTGATGATCGGGATGGATCTGGTAGCTCTCGAGAGCGGTCTCGTCTTCGAAGTCCATTACGATCGCGATGGGATGCTCGCGCTCCGACTTCACTCCGAGTCCCCTCCCGATCCGGAGGTTGCGGACGGCGGGAATGGAGCCGAGCAACCTCTCGGCTCGAGTCATGAACTCTCTTCCATCGGCTTCCGACACGCCCTGCTTCAGGCGAACGAGAACGATGTGGCAGATCATGCGAGCTCCTCTTCGACAGCGATGTTAACAGAGCTGGCGCTTTCTAGTGTGTTCAATGCCGTGACGGGACCCGTAATCGCTCGTGCCGCCACGGCTCGGGCTGCTTACGGCGCGGCCAGCGCGCCGAGCTCGCTCCGCTCGCGCAGGCTGGATTGTACTTTTTTATCAGCCTGCCAGTCCGCCCGACTTCACTCTCCGCTGAGGCCTCTGGCGACGCATCTTGGGGCCGGACGACCCCTGGCGACGTGGTGTGAGAGGCGGGTTCTGGTCGCCTCGGGCGAGACTCAGTCTCAGCTTCGAGAGCACCCTCGAGTGGATCTGCGAGATGCGGGACTCGTTCACGCCGAGAATGGCTCCCACCTGCCTCATCGTAAGCTCATCGTAATAGTAGAGCGACAGTATCAGCCGCTCCCGCTCGGGCAGGTCTTGAATCGAGCGTGCGAGAAGAGACTCGGCCTCGAGTCGCTCGAGCATCTCATGTGGATCGACGGCATTCGGATCCGACACGGTGGAGATGAACTCCTCCACGGGCACGTTGTGCTGGTATGCGGATTCCGCTCGACGGATGCGCTCTCTGGTTCTCCTCAGCTCGGCCAACGCCACGCCGAGGCCGTCCGCGACCTCCTCCTCGCGAGGTGGCCGTCCGAGGCTGGCTTCGAGACGACGTTCCAGCGTTTCCAAACGCCGCCTCACTCGACGCACCGATCGAGGCGCCCAGTCCAGGCTTCGAAGACTGTCGAGCATGGCGCCCTTGATGCGGAACTCCGCATAGGTCGAAAAACGCGCTCCCTTGTTCCGGTCGAACTTGGACGCGGCATCGAGCAGCCCCACGAACCCCGACTGAATCAGATCCGCGAGCTCGACCTGCCCGGCGACGTGGCCGGCCATGGCGAGGGCGAGCCGCTCGACGAGCGACACGGAATCGCGAACGAGAGCTTCCCGGTCCACGGCCGCTTCGAGTGCAAGAAAGCTGCCAAGCCGCGGTTCGGTTCTCCGGATACGCCTCCCGGTATCCGGTCCGCGGACACCGCAGCGAAGCCCTTCGTGGACGCCGGGGGCGTCCGCTTCTTCACGACGAAGAGACTGCGATCGTGAGGGAAAGTCCCCCTTGGCCCGTCAAAAAATTAAACCTCGGCGATCTCGGCGGAATCCACGAAGGCAGCGTTGACGAGATGGCCAAGCAGATTCGTCGTCGAGCGCACCATGTCGAGCGGCCGCTCGACTCCGAGCACGAGCGCTCCGCCCTCGAGTGGAAGTCCCAGCGCGGAGAGAATGATCGTGAGGTTCACGAAGCTCGCCGCAGGTACCGAGGCTACGGCGAGCGCCGACAGCATCGCCGTCACCACGAGCGTCACGAGGTCGTGCGCCGCCAAGCCGACCCCGTACACCT is a genomic window containing:
- a CDS encoding FliA/WhiG family RNA polymerase sigma factor codes for the protein MDREALVRDSVSLVERLALAMAGHVAGQVELADLIQSGFVGLLDAASKFDRNKGARFSTYAEFRIKGAMLDSLRSLDWAPRSVRRVRRRLETLERRLEASLGRPPREEEVADGLGVALAELRRTRERIRRAESAYQHNVPVEEFISTVSDPNAVDPHEMLERLEAESLLARSIQDLPERERLILSLYYYDELTMRQVGAILGVNESRISQIHSRVLSKLRLSLARGDQNPPLTPRRQGSSGPKMRRQRPQRRVKSGGLAG
- a CDS encoding Dabb family protein — encoded protein: MICHIVLVRLKQGVSEADGREFMTRAERLLGSIPAVRNLRIGRGLGVKSEREHPIAIVMDFEDETALESYQIHPDHQRFVSDILGPIQDDKRVYDYRV